In Zalophus californianus isolate mZalCal1 chromosome 4, mZalCal1.pri.v2, whole genome shotgun sequence, the following proteins share a genomic window:
- the PLAG1 gene encoding zinc finger protein PLAG1 isoform X2, whose translation MATHSPEKTHKCNYCEKMFHRKDHLKNHLHTHDPNKETFKCEECGKNYNTKLGFKRHLALHAATSGDLTCKVCLQTFESTGVLLEHLKSHAGKSSGGVKEKKHQCEHCDRRFYTRKDVRRHMVVHTGRKDFLCQYCAQRFGRKDHLTRHMKKSHNQELLKVKTEPVDFLDPFTCNVSVPIKDELLPVMSLPSSELLSKPFTNTLQLNLYNTPFQSMQSSGPAHQMITTLPLGMTCPIDMDAVHPSHHLSFKYPFSSTSYAISIPEKEQPLKGEIESYLMELQGGVPSSSQDSQASSSKLGLDPQVGSLDDGAGDLSLSKSSISISDPLNTPALDFSQLFNFIPLNGPPYNPISVGSLGMSYSQEEAHSSVSQLPPQTQDLQDPANTLGLGSLHSLSAAFTSSFSTSTTLPRFHQAFQ comes from the coding sequence ATGGCTACTCATTCTCCTGAGAAAACCCACAAGTGTAATTATTGTGAGAAAATGTTTCACCGGAAAGATCACCTGAAGAATCACCTCCATACGCACGACCCCAACAAAGAGACGTTTAAGTGTGAAGAGTGTGGCAAGAACTACAACACCAAGCTCGGTTTCAAGCGTCACCTGGCCTTGCATGCTGCGACAAGCGGCGACCTCACCTGCAAGGTCTGCCTGCAGACTTTCGAGAGCACGGGAGTGCTGCTGGAGCACCTTAAATCGCATGCCGGCAAGTCGTCCGGCGGggtgaaagagaaaaagcacCAGTGCGAGCACTGTGATCGCCGCTTCTACACCCGGAAGGACGTCCGGAGACACATGGTGGTGCACACGGGAAGGAAGGACTTCCTCTGTCAGTACTGTGCACAGAGATTTGGGCGGAAGGATCACCTGACTCGACACATGAAGAAGAGTCACAATCAAGAACTTCTGAAGGTCAAAACAGAACCGGTGGACTTTCTGGATCCATTCACCTGCAACGTTTCTGTGCCTATAAAAGATGAGCTCCTGCCGGTGATGTCCTTACCTTCCAGCGAACTGTTGTCAAAGCCATTCACAAACACTCTGCAGTTAAACCTCTATAACACTCCGTTTCAGTCCATGCAGAGCTCGGGACCTGCCCACCAAATGATCACGACTTTACCTTTGGGAATGACGTGCCCGATAGATATGGACGCTGTCCATCCTTCTCACCACCTTTCTTTCAAATACCCGTTCAGTTCTACCTCATATGCCATTTCTATTCCTGAAAAAGAACAGCCACTAAAGGGGGAGATTGAGAGTTATCTGATGGAGCTGCAAGGTGGCGTGCCCTCCTCATCCCAGGATTCCCAAGCATCATCATCTAAACTAGGGTTGGATCCTCAGGTTGGGTCCCTCGATGATGGTGCAGGGGACCTCTCCCTGTCAAAAAGCTCTATTTCAATCAGTGACCCCCTGAACACGCCCGCCTTGGATTTTTCCCAGTTGTTTAATTTCATACCCCTCAATGGCCCTCCCTATAATCCtatctcagtggggagcctcggAATGAGCTATTCCCAAGAAGAAGCACATTCTTCTGTGTCTCAGCTGCCTCCCCAGACACAGGATCTTCAGGATCCTGCAAACACTCTAGGGCTCGGCTCCCTGCACTCCCTGTCAGCAGCGTTCACCAGTAGCTTCAGCACGAGCACCACACTGCCACGTTTCCATCAAGCTTTTCAGTAG
- the PLAG1 gene encoding zinc finger protein PLAG1 isoform X1: MATVIPGDLSEVRDTQKVPSGKRKRGETKPRKNFPCQLCDKAFNSVEKLKVHSYSHTGERPYKCIQQDCTKAFVSKYKLQRHMATHSPEKTHKCNYCEKMFHRKDHLKNHLHTHDPNKETFKCEECGKNYNTKLGFKRHLALHAATSGDLTCKVCLQTFESTGVLLEHLKSHAGKSSGGVKEKKHQCEHCDRRFYTRKDVRRHMVVHTGRKDFLCQYCAQRFGRKDHLTRHMKKSHNQELLKVKTEPVDFLDPFTCNVSVPIKDELLPVMSLPSSELLSKPFTNTLQLNLYNTPFQSMQSSGPAHQMITTLPLGMTCPIDMDAVHPSHHLSFKYPFSSTSYAISIPEKEQPLKGEIESYLMELQGGVPSSSQDSQASSSKLGLDPQVGSLDDGAGDLSLSKSSISISDPLNTPALDFSQLFNFIPLNGPPYNPISVGSLGMSYSQEEAHSSVSQLPPQTQDLQDPANTLGLGSLHSLSAAFTSSFSTSTTLPRFHQAFQ, from the exons ATGGCCACTGTCATTCCTGGTGATTTGTCAGAAGTAAGAGATACCCAGAAAGTCCCTTCAGGGAAACGTAAGCGTGGTGAAACCAAACCAAGAAAAAACTTTCCTTGCCAACTGTGTGACAAGGCCTTTAACAGTGTTGAGAAATTAAAGGTTCACTCCTACTCTCACACAGGAGAGAGGCCCTACAAGTGCATACAACAAGACTGCACCAAGGCCTTTGTTTCTAAGTACAAATTACAAAG GCACATGGCTACTCATTCTCCTGAGAAAACCCACAAGTGTAATTATTGTGAGAAAATGTTTCACCGGAAAGATCACCTGAAGAATCACCTCCATACGCACGACCCCAACAAAGAGACGTTTAAGTGTGAAGAGTGTGGCAAGAACTACAACACCAAGCTCGGTTTCAAGCGTCACCTGGCCTTGCATGCTGCGACAAGCGGCGACCTCACCTGCAAGGTCTGCCTGCAGACTTTCGAGAGCACGGGAGTGCTGCTGGAGCACCTTAAATCGCATGCCGGCAAGTCGTCCGGCGGggtgaaagagaaaaagcacCAGTGCGAGCACTGTGATCGCCGCTTCTACACCCGGAAGGACGTCCGGAGACACATGGTGGTGCACACGGGAAGGAAGGACTTCCTCTGTCAGTACTGTGCACAGAGATTTGGGCGGAAGGATCACCTGACTCGACACATGAAGAAGAGTCACAATCAAGAACTTCTGAAGGTCAAAACAGAACCGGTGGACTTTCTGGATCCATTCACCTGCAACGTTTCTGTGCCTATAAAAGATGAGCTCCTGCCGGTGATGTCCTTACCTTCCAGCGAACTGTTGTCAAAGCCATTCACAAACACTCTGCAGTTAAACCTCTATAACACTCCGTTTCAGTCCATGCAGAGCTCGGGACCTGCCCACCAAATGATCACGACTTTACCTTTGGGAATGACGTGCCCGATAGATATGGACGCTGTCCATCCTTCTCACCACCTTTCTTTCAAATACCCGTTCAGTTCTACCTCATATGCCATTTCTATTCCTGAAAAAGAACAGCCACTAAAGGGGGAGATTGAGAGTTATCTGATGGAGCTGCAAGGTGGCGTGCCCTCCTCATCCCAGGATTCCCAAGCATCATCATCTAAACTAGGGTTGGATCCTCAGGTTGGGTCCCTCGATGATGGTGCAGGGGACCTCTCCCTGTCAAAAAGCTCTATTTCAATCAGTGACCCCCTGAACACGCCCGCCTTGGATTTTTCCCAGTTGTTTAATTTCATACCCCTCAATGGCCCTCCCTATAATCCtatctcagtggggagcctcggAATGAGCTATTCCCAAGAAGAAGCACATTCTTCTGTGTCTCAGCTGCCTCCCCAGACACAGGATCTTCAGGATCCTGCAAACACTCTAGGGCTCGGCTCCCTGCACTCCCTGTCAGCAGCGTTCACCAGTAGCTTCAGCACGAGCACCACACTGCCACGTTTCCATCAAGCTTTTCAGTAG